The following are encoded in a window of Streptomyces sp. 11x1 genomic DNA:
- a CDS encoding UDP-N-acetylglucosamine 1-carboxyvinyltransferase → MADDYLERIGKLIRDARQHRGWTQSQLAEALGTSQSAVNRIERGNQNISLEMIARIGEALDSEIVSLGYAGPMHLRVVGGRRLSGAIDVKTSKNACVALLCASLLNKGRTVLRRVARIEEVYRLLEVLGSIGVRTRWINGGVDLEIVPPAAVDLDAIDAGAARRTRSIIMFLGPLLHRMDHFKLPYAGGCDLGTRTIEPHMIALRRFGLDITATEGLYHAEVDRSVTPGRPIVLTERGDTVTENALLAAARHDGVTVIRNASSNYMVQDLCFFLEALGVRVEGIGTTTLTVHGVPHIDVDVDYSPSEDPVEAMSLLAAAVVTESELTVRRVPIEFLEIELAVLEEMGLDHDRSPEYFADNGRTRLVDLTVRPSKLQAPIDKIHPMPFPGLNIDNVPFFAAIAASAQGQTLIHDWVYDNRAIYLTDLNRLGGRLQLLDPHRVLVEGPTRWRAAEMMCPPALRPAVVVLLAMMAAEGTSVLRNVYVINRGYEELAERLNTVGAQIEIFRDI, encoded by the coding sequence ATGGCAGACGACTACCTCGAACGCATCGGCAAGCTCATCCGTGACGCACGGCAGCACCGCGGCTGGACACAGTCACAGTTGGCGGAGGCCCTCGGGACGAGCCAGAGCGCGGTGAATCGAATCGAGCGCGGTAATCAAAACATCAGCCTTGAGATGATCGCCCGAATCGGTGAAGCCCTGGACAGCGAGATCGTCTCGCTGGGCTACGCGGGTCCGATGCATCTGCGGGTGGTCGGCGGGCGTCGGCTGTCGGGCGCGATCGACGTGAAGACCAGCAAGAACGCGTGTGTCGCGCTGCTGTGCGCCTCCTTGTTGAACAAGGGGCGCACAGTGCTGCGCAGGGTGGCCCGAATCGAGGAGGTGTACCGCCTTCTGGAGGTGCTCGGCTCGATCGGCGTACGCACCCGGTGGATCAACGGCGGTGTCGACCTGGAGATCGTGCCGCCGGCTGCGGTGGACCTCGACGCGATCGACGCGGGGGCGGCCCGCCGCACCCGCTCGATCATCATGTTCCTCGGCCCGCTGCTGCACCGCATGGACCACTTCAAGCTGCCGTACGCGGGCGGTTGCGACCTCGGGACGCGGACGATCGAGCCGCACATGATCGCCCTGCGCCGGTTCGGTCTCGACATCACGGCCACCGAGGGGCTGTACCACGCCGAGGTGGACCGCTCCGTCACGCCCGGCCGTCCGATCGTGCTGACCGAGCGCGGCGACACGGTGACCGAGAACGCGCTGCTCGCCGCCGCCCGCCACGACGGCGTCACCGTCATCCGCAACGCCTCGTCCAACTACATGGTCCAGGACCTCTGCTTCTTCCTGGAGGCCCTCGGCGTACGGGTGGAGGGCATCGGAACCACCACGCTCACCGTGCACGGGGTGCCGCACATCGACGTGGACGTCGACTACTCCCCCTCCGAGGACCCGGTCGAAGCGATGAGTCTGCTCGCGGCGGCGGTCGTCACCGAGTCCGAACTGACCGTGCGCCGGGTGCCGATCGAGTTCCTGGAGATCGAGCTGGCGGTCCTGGAGGAGATGGGGCTCGACCACGACCGCTCACCGGAGTACTTCGCCGACAACGGCCGTACGCGCCTGGTGGACCTCACCGTCCGGCCCTCGAAGCTCCAGGCGCCGATCGACAAGATCCACCCCATGCCGTTCCCCGGGCTGAACATCGACAACGTCCCGTTCTTCGCGGCCATCGCCGCTTCCGCGCAGGGCCAGACCCTCATCCACGACTGGGTCTACGACAACCGGGCGATCTACCTCACCGACCTCAACCGCCTCGGCGGTCGCCTCCAACTCCTCGACCCCCACCGCGTCCTGGTCGAGGGCCCGACCCGCTGGCGCGCCGCCGAGATGATGTGCCCGCCGGCCCTGCGCCCCGCCGTGGTCGTCCTCCTCGCGATGATGGCCGCCGAGGGCACGTCCGTGCTGCGCAACGTCTACGTCATCAACCGCGGCTACGAGGAGCTCGCGGAGCGCCTCAACACGGTGGGGGCACAGATCGAGATCTTCCGGGACATCTGA
- a CDS encoding peptidoglycan recognition family protein has product MATPLSADRIVAALKAEGVKVVEVDGWRTRNRNHKGAWGPVNGVMIHHTVTSGTKASVDLCRDGHATLPGPLCLGVIAKDGTVHLVGNGRTNHAGSGDGDVLKAVIAARATLPAPNENDTDGNTHFYGFECVNLGDGKDPWAQAQLDAIKRASAALCRAHGWSARSVIAHKEWTNTKIDPRGFSMKDLRADIQQQLTGKPQKPQPQQEKGDDMALTDADLDKIARRVWALSGDDPLKGGTAKISKEMLLWGMAGRLQRVETVVAAQAATIDKLVDAVTVDPATDLDALKAEIRQAIEGISATVRLDVKS; this is encoded by the coding sequence ATGGCCACCCCCTTGTCCGCAGACCGCATCGTGGCCGCCCTGAAGGCCGAGGGTGTCAAGGTCGTCGAGGTCGACGGCTGGCGCACCCGCAACCGCAACCACAAGGGCGCCTGGGGCCCGGTGAACGGGGTGATGATCCACCACACCGTCACCTCGGGCACCAAGGCCAGCGTGGACCTCTGCCGCGACGGCCACGCCACTCTGCCCGGCCCGCTGTGCCTCGGCGTCATCGCCAAGGACGGCACCGTCCACCTCGTCGGCAACGGCCGTACCAACCACGCGGGTTCGGGCGACGGCGACGTGCTGAAGGCCGTCATCGCCGCACGCGCCACGCTGCCCGCCCCCAACGAGAACGACACGGACGGCAACACCCACTTCTACGGCTTCGAGTGCGTCAACCTCGGCGACGGCAAGGACCCCTGGGCCCAGGCGCAGTTGGACGCGATCAAGCGCGCGTCAGCCGCGCTGTGCCGGGCGCACGGCTGGTCGGCGCGGTCGGTGATCGCGCACAAGGAGTGGACCAACACCAAGATCGACCCGCGTGGGTTCTCCATGAAGGACCTGCGGGCCGACATCCAGCAGCAGCTCACCGGGAAACCCCAGAAACCCCAGCCGCAACAGGAGAAGGGCGACGACATGGCCCTGACCGACGCCGACCTCGACAAGATAGCCCGCCGGGTGTGGGCACTCTCCGGTGACGACCCCTTGAAGGGCGGGACCGCGAAGATCTCGAAGGAGATGCTGCTGTGGGGAATGGCCGGGCGCCTGCAGCGGGTGGAGACGGTGGTGGCTGCCCAGGCCGCCACGATCGACAAGCTTGTCGACGCCGTGACGGTCGACCCGGCCACGGACCTCGACGCCCTGAAGGCGGAGATCCGGCAGGCCATCGAGGGCATCTCCGCGACGGTCCGCCTCGACGTGAAGAGCTGA
- a CDS encoding phage tail protein produces the protein MSRYLDHLPPLFREDPFAGRFLLAFEAVLTGRDDAEGVTGLEQLIVGSADHVDPLTAREDFLPWLAGWVGLSLRADWSPDVKRGFISEIVPLYRQRGTLAGLRRMLEIYLWPRDGGVARDDVVVVDDFETPAHYFQVRLTLRKADPSELRRVQEVARAIIDREKPAHTFYALKVVVPTMRLVSEELIAREGGEPKPLLLGRNTQLGTSDTP, from the coding sequence ATGAGCCGCTATCTCGACCACCTGCCGCCGCTGTTCCGGGAGGACCCGTTCGCCGGCCGGTTCCTGCTGGCCTTCGAGGCCGTACTGACCGGCCGTGACGACGCCGAGGGGGTCACGGGCCTCGAACAGCTCATCGTCGGCTCCGCCGACCACGTCGACCCGCTGACCGCCCGCGAGGACTTCCTGCCCTGGCTGGCCGGGTGGGTCGGCCTGAGCCTGCGCGCGGACTGGTCCCCGGACGTCAAGCGCGGGTTCATCAGCGAGATCGTGCCGCTGTACCGGCAACGGGGAACCCTGGCCGGACTGCGCCGAATGCTGGAGATCTACCTGTGGCCCAGGGACGGCGGCGTCGCCCGTGACGACGTGGTCGTCGTCGACGACTTCGAGACGCCCGCCCACTACTTCCAGGTCCGGCTGACGCTCAGAAAGGCCGACCCCTCGGAGCTGCGCCGTGTCCAGGAGGTCGCCAGGGCGATCATCGACCGGGAGAAGCCGGCGCACACCTTCTACGCGCTCAAGGTCGTGGTGCCCACGATGCGGCTGGTCTCCGAGGAACTGATCGCACGCGAGGGCGGCGAGCCGAAGCCGCTCCTCCTCGGAAGGAACACCCAGCTCGGCACGAGCGACACACCCTGA
- a CDS encoding putative baseplate assembly protein, translating into MTGQPPPIDPRDRAALVAQTTDLAIRYTRPADPATGDRGWQPPAGGRADPGQALIGIFARFAELVVQRLNQVPERDYLAFLNLIGVQPTPPLPARVPLTFRLAERSRTDALVPAGTQIAADPLDGEDDEVVFETGTDLAVTRSQLVTVLVDDAPRDSYADRGAEATGTLDEPFVAFTGDRAVPHEFFVACDPVLTAEGTKDVTLALATPDSVLLAAWPVSWSYGDGTGWQPVQAGSTPGDGVWTVTFSGLPQLPPQDVNGTSAGWLRARLDLPMPHGTWGLPPAAVAIGSRPPQDSADGVFPFGETEQGQFFYLSVDASVALHGATVRLAVTLARPGETGAPAGPVRLEWAYKDGDTWRRLGESSTAAEAVGTGGTGLTDGTLAMTRDGDVRFRVPADWPAELFRARSGHWLRAQIVQDGGAYATLPQVESLTVGHDWDLPTVTGIDVSTATAPEPVAPPRAFAGGTQLDVTRDFHPFGEQPRFNDTFYLACPANLVRPGADLTLDVTLTNGPDATDGPVPPVRTVGNPVTAWEAWDGTHWRTMTATAEGSDTESPSYAFTADATLVLTPPEGFARTEVNGVEEYWLRVRLVDGDYGSPAHYTRNADGTYEPVDATLAPPVVKALSWSSRQGLTAPVPAPVCVTHNDFRLVTHHKDPETPWSVTPFTPNPEQDPALYLGFDQAFGNRPVTLYLQAEPPQPDEVTADRLAGTEAADRADLVWEYSGPDGWRPLAAVDETAALTDRGMVRFVGPADLTAREHLGQRRCWLRLRLRHGTFPVPPRVRRILPNTTWATQAVTVTDEILGSGTAEAGRRLTTAQSPVLPGQRLVVREPERPSAAEEAVLTETEGVDAVTVVEDTGDVWVRWHAVTDFHRSGPGDRHYTVDPRTGEIAFGDGRAGRVPPAGQNNIRVTYRTGGGEQGNRAAGTVVTLKSAIPSIDSVTHHEPASGGSGWEPLERVRARGPRSLRHRDRAVTAADFEDLAFESSAEVARVRAVLPGRFDPFALWFDPATEQPRDEHTEAEADAGDVGIVVVPHSGASRPIPGLGLLRRVEEYLRDRCGPTTGLWVAGPEWIEVTVTATVVASSPDTAGLLGGRVEQILERFLHPLTGGPDGTGWAFGRKPHRSDLYALIGAVDGVDHVPALTVTTVAHSDELGERLEAVLGRSLAELASEPVAEDLTRWLERALVYSGAHRITVTLGE; encoded by the coding sequence ATGACCGGACAGCCGCCCCCCATCGACCCCCGCGACCGCGCGGCCCTGGTCGCGCAGACCACCGACCTGGCGATCCGCTACACGCGGCCCGCCGACCCGGCGACCGGTGACCGCGGCTGGCAGCCGCCCGCCGGCGGACGCGCAGACCCCGGCCAGGCACTGATCGGCATCTTCGCCCGCTTCGCCGAACTGGTCGTGCAGCGCCTCAACCAGGTGCCGGAACGCGACTACCTCGCCTTCCTCAACCTGATCGGCGTTCAGCCGACGCCGCCGCTGCCTGCGCGCGTCCCCCTCACCTTCCGGCTCGCCGAACGCAGCCGGACCGACGCACTCGTCCCCGCCGGCACCCAGATCGCCGCCGACCCGCTCGACGGCGAGGACGACGAGGTCGTCTTCGAGACCGGGACCGATCTGGCCGTGACCCGGTCCCAGCTGGTGACCGTCCTCGTCGACGACGCCCCCCGCGACAGCTACGCCGACCGCGGCGCCGAGGCGACCGGCACCCTCGACGAACCGTTCGTCGCGTTCACCGGAGACCGGGCCGTGCCCCACGAGTTCTTCGTCGCCTGCGACCCGGTGCTGACCGCCGAGGGCACCAAGGACGTCACCCTGGCCCTCGCCACCCCGGACAGCGTGCTGCTCGCCGCATGGCCGGTCTCGTGGTCGTACGGGGACGGCACCGGGTGGCAGCCGGTACAGGCCGGCAGCACCCCGGGCGACGGCGTGTGGACCGTGACCTTCTCCGGTCTGCCGCAACTGCCCCCGCAGGACGTGAACGGCACGTCGGCCGGCTGGCTGCGCGCGCGGCTCGACCTGCCCATGCCGCACGGCACCTGGGGGCTGCCGCCCGCCGCGGTCGCGATCGGCAGCCGGCCGCCCCAGGACAGCGCCGACGGGGTGTTCCCGTTCGGGGAGACCGAACAGGGCCAGTTCTTCTACCTGAGCGTCGACGCGTCGGTGGCCCTCCACGGCGCGACCGTCCGGCTCGCCGTCACCCTGGCACGCCCCGGAGAGACCGGCGCCCCGGCCGGCCCGGTGCGCCTGGAGTGGGCGTACAAGGACGGCGACACCTGGCGGCGGCTGGGGGAGTCCAGTACGGCGGCGGAAGCGGTCGGCACCGGCGGCACCGGCCTCACGGACGGCACGCTGGCCATGACCCGCGACGGCGACGTCCGCTTCCGGGTTCCCGCCGACTGGCCGGCCGAGCTGTTCCGGGCCCGGTCCGGACACTGGCTCCGGGCGCAGATCGTCCAGGACGGCGGCGCGTACGCCACCCTCCCGCAGGTGGAGTCGCTGACCGTGGGCCACGACTGGGATCTGCCCACCGTCACCGGCATCGACGTGTCGACCGCAACCGCCCCGGAGCCGGTGGCGCCGCCGCGCGCCTTCGCGGGCGGCACCCAGCTGGACGTGACCCGGGACTTCCACCCCTTCGGGGAACAGCCGCGCTTCAACGACACCTTCTACCTGGCCTGCCCCGCGAACCTGGTGCGCCCCGGCGCGGACCTCACCCTCGACGTCACCCTGACCAACGGCCCCGACGCCACGGACGGCCCGGTCCCGCCGGTGCGCACCGTCGGCAATCCGGTGACCGCGTGGGAGGCCTGGGACGGCACCCACTGGCGCACCATGACCGCCACCGCCGAGGGCTCGGACACCGAATCCCCCTCCTACGCCTTCACGGCCGACGCCACCCTGGTGCTCACCCCGCCCGAGGGCTTCGCCCGCACCGAGGTGAACGGCGTCGAGGAGTACTGGTTGCGCGTCCGTCTCGTCGACGGCGACTACGGCAGCCCGGCCCACTACACCCGCAACGCCGACGGCACCTACGAACCCGTCGATGCCACGCTCGCACCACCGGTCGTCAAGGCCCTGTCGTGGAGCTCCCGGCAGGGACTGACCGCGCCCGTCCCGGCCCCGGTCTGCGTCACGCACAACGACTTCCGCCTCGTCACCCACCACAAGGACCCCGAAACGCCGTGGTCCGTCACCCCCTTCACCCCGAACCCGGAGCAGGACCCCGCCCTCTACCTCGGCTTCGACCAGGCGTTCGGCAACCGGCCGGTCACGCTCTACCTCCAGGCCGAACCACCGCAGCCGGACGAGGTGACGGCCGACCGGCTCGCCGGGACCGAGGCGGCCGACCGCGCCGACCTGGTGTGGGAGTACAGCGGCCCCGACGGCTGGCGGCCACTGGCCGCGGTCGACGAGACCGCCGCCCTGACCGACCGGGGCATGGTGCGGTTCGTCGGACCGGCGGACCTCACCGCCAGGGAACACCTCGGACAGCGCCGGTGCTGGCTGCGCCTGCGGCTGCGGCACGGGACCTTCCCGGTCCCCCCGCGAGTCCGCCGGATCCTTCCCAACACGACCTGGGCGACCCAGGCCGTCACCGTCACCGACGAGATCCTCGGATCGGGCACCGCCGAGGCGGGCCGGCGGCTCACCACCGCGCAGAGCCCGGTCCTGCCCGGTCAGCGCCTGGTCGTACGGGAGCCGGAGCGCCCTTCGGCGGCTGAGGAAGCCGTACTGACGGAGACCGAGGGCGTCGACGCAGTGACGGTCGTCGAGGACACCGGGGACGTCTGGGTGCGATGGCACGCGGTGACCGACTTCCACCGCTCCGGCCCCGGCGACCGCCACTACACCGTCGACCCCAGGACCGGAGAGATCGCCTTCGGCGACGGCCGGGCCGGCCGGGTGCCGCCGGCCGGGCAGAACAACATCCGGGTCACCTACCGCACGGGCGGCGGCGAGCAGGGCAACCGCGCCGCCGGAACCGTCGTGACGCTGAAGTCCGCCATCCCGTCCATCGACTCGGTCACCCATCACGAGCCCGCCTCCGGCGGCAGCGGGTGGGAGCCGCTGGAGCGGGTGCGTGCCAGGGGGCCGAGGTCGCTGCGCCACCGCGACCGGGCCGTCACGGCCGCGGACTTCGAGGACCTCGCGTTCGAGTCCTCCGCCGAGGTGGCCCGGGTCCGGGCGGTGCTGCCCGGCCGGTTCGACCCGTTCGCCCTCTGGTTCGACCCGGCGACCGAGCAACCCAGGGACGAGCACACGGAGGCGGAGGCGGACGCCGGCGACGTCGGGATCGTCGTGGTCCCGCACTCCGGCGCGTCCCGTCCGATACCGGGCCTGGGACTGCTGCGCCGGGTCGAGGAGTACCTGCGGGACCGCTGCGGCCCGACCACCGGACTGTGGGTCGCGGGCCCGGAGTGGATCGAGGTGACCGTCACCGCGACGGTGGTGGCCTCCTCCCCGGACACCGCCGGTCTGCTCGGCGGACGCGTCGAGCAGATCCTGGAGCGCTTCCTGCACCCGCTGACCGGGGGACCGGACGGCACCGGCTGGGCCTTCGGCCGCAAACCGCACCGCTCCGACCTGTACGCGCTGATCGGCGCCGTCGACGGTGTCGACCACGTCCCCGCGCTCACGGTGACGACGGTGGCCCACTCCGACGAACTCGGTGAACGGCTGGAGGCGGTGCTCGGCCGCTCGCTGGCGGAACTCGCGAGCGAGCCGGTGGCCGAGGACCTGACCCGATGGCTGGAGCGGGCGCTGGTGTACTCCGGCGCCCACCGGATCACCGTGACCCTGGGAGAGTGA
- a CDS encoding GPW/gp25 family protein, whose translation MTGVTDSGFLGTGWAFPIALEPENPEHPEDLGRGIRLTGGPEAVRQSIRLILGTAPGERVMRPDFGCGIHDAVFDTNDATTAGRVSRSVREALSRWEPRIDVLDVHAAPDPEDRHSLLIEINYRMRSNNSRFNLVYPFYVA comes from the coding sequence ATGACCGGCGTGACGGACAGTGGCTTCCTCGGCACCGGCTGGGCGTTCCCGATCGCCCTCGAACCCGAGAACCCCGAACACCCAGAAGACCTCGGGCGGGGTATACGGCTCACCGGCGGCCCGGAGGCGGTCCGCCAGTCGATCCGGCTGATCCTCGGCACCGCGCCCGGCGAACGCGTGATGCGGCCCGACTTCGGCTGCGGCATCCACGACGCCGTCTTCGACACCAACGACGCGACCACCGCGGGACGCGTCAGCCGGTCGGTGCGGGAGGCACTGAGCCGCTGGGAACCACGGATCGACGTCCTGGACGTCCACGCGGCACCCGATCCCGAGGACCGGCACAGCCTGCTCATCGAGATCAACTACCGGATGCGGTCGAACAACAGCCGCTTCAACCTCGTCTACCCCTTCTACGTCGCATGA
- a CDS encoding PAAR domain-containing protein, whose protein sequence is MGQFAAKQGDLVTATDIHIVMVPGTPPVPTPLPHPFTGVVNGGLSADVTIMGKPAAVAGSTAENTPPHLPAPPGTSFQKQPSNTATLEGGSTTVKINGKPAIRAGDPATTCNDPQDLPSGTVVATGTVTIG, encoded by the coding sequence ATGGGGCAGTTCGCCGCCAAACAGGGTGACCTGGTCACGGCCACCGACATCCACATCGTCATGGTCCCGGGGACACCGCCGGTGCCGACGCCGCTGCCGCACCCGTTCACCGGGGTCGTCAACGGCGGACTGAGCGCCGACGTCACCATCATGGGCAAGCCGGCGGCGGTCGCCGGTTCCACCGCGGAGAACACACCGCCGCACCTGCCCGCGCCGCCCGGCACCTCGTTCCAGAAACAGCCGTCGAACACGGCCACCCTCGAAGGCGGCAGCACCACGGTGAAGATCAACGGAAAACCCGCCATCAGGGCCGGCGACCCCGCCACCACCTGCAACGACCCACAGGACCTCCCCAGCGGCACGGTCGTGGCCACGGGCACGGTGACGATCGGATGA
- a CDS encoding phage baseplate assembly protein V, producing the protein MTEIFDYPTGQETARADGPFQGVAIGIVSNNRDPDGLGRVKMTLPWLADDAETDWARVAVPMAGAGRGFWFLPEVGDEVLVAFEHGNPEVPYVVGALWNGKDRPPVTNGDGRNDVRAIRSRSGHVIRLVDTAGDERIEIVDKSSGNSIVISTKDNRITITADADVVISAGGKLRLTGNGVEITSKADVNVQAKSALAVKSGGRLDIKGSQVNIN; encoded by the coding sequence GTGACGGAGATCTTCGACTACCCGACAGGCCAGGAGACCGCCCGCGCGGACGGGCCGTTCCAGGGAGTGGCGATCGGCATCGTCTCCAACAACCGGGACCCGGACGGTCTGGGCCGGGTCAAGATGACCCTGCCCTGGCTCGCGGACGACGCCGAGACCGACTGGGCGCGGGTGGCGGTGCCGATGGCCGGGGCCGGCCGCGGCTTCTGGTTCCTGCCCGAGGTCGGCGACGAGGTCCTCGTCGCCTTCGAGCACGGCAACCCCGAGGTGCCCTACGTCGTCGGCGCGCTGTGGAACGGCAAGGACAGGCCGCCGGTCACCAACGGCGACGGCCGCAACGACGTACGGGCGATCAGATCCCGCAGCGGGCACGTGATCCGGCTGGTCGACACGGCGGGGGACGAGCGCATCGAGATCGTCGACAAGAGTTCCGGGAACAGCATCGTGATCAGCACGAAGGACAACCGGATCACGATCACCGCGGACGCGGACGTCGTCATCTCCGCGGGCGGGAAGCTGCGGCTCACCGGCAACGGGGTCGAGATCACTTCCAAGGCCGACGTGAACGTGCAGGCCAAGTCCGCGCTCGCGGTCAAGTCCGGCGGACGGCTGGACATCAAGGGCAGCCAGGTCAACATCAACTAA
- a CDS encoding contractile injection system protein, VgrG/Pvc8 family, whose protein sequence is MNAEENAPALEIRCDGRPLPLDARADVESVTVLDDLHALSMFTVTLHNWDPERLAFPWSDSRLFAVGTEVVISLGYGGDLYPVMSGEVTGLEPTFSTDRLPTLTVRGYDYRHRLARAQRTRTFTRTKDSAIARQLARNAGLRAEVTDTGAAPDYVVQNNQTDLEFLQKRARLIGYEVHVRHKVLYFRPPQHGRRPSATLHIGDDIAEFTPRLRALPQVGRHSVRGWDVALKQAVVSTVTAGREPTTMGGATTGPREAERAFGRAATVSTGLSVPNRDRADQMALGQFDDLALTYITGEAECEGKPRLHAGEVVDIQGAGTVFSGAYYLTSVSHSLTAGDDYRTSLQLRRNAA, encoded by the coding sequence ATGAACGCCGAAGAAAACGCACCGGCCCTGGAGATCCGCTGCGACGGCCGTCCCCTGCCCCTGGACGCCCGCGCCGACGTCGAGTCGGTCACCGTCCTGGACGATCTCCACGCGCTGAGCATGTTCACCGTGACGCTGCACAACTGGGACCCCGAGCGGCTGGCCTTCCCCTGGTCCGACTCCCGGCTCTTCGCGGTCGGCACCGAGGTGGTGATCTCCCTCGGATACGGCGGCGACCTGTACCCGGTGATGAGCGGTGAGGTCACCGGTCTGGAGCCCACCTTCAGCACGGACCGGCTGCCGACGCTGACCGTCCGCGGGTACGACTACCGGCACCGGCTCGCACGGGCCCAGCGGACCCGGACCTTCACCCGCACCAAGGACAGCGCCATAGCCCGTCAACTGGCCCGGAACGCGGGGCTGCGGGCGGAGGTGACCGACACCGGCGCCGCCCCCGACTACGTGGTGCAGAACAACCAGACCGACCTGGAGTTCCTCCAGAAGCGGGCGCGGCTGATCGGGTACGAGGTTCACGTACGGCACAAGGTGCTGTACTTCCGGCCACCGCAGCACGGCCGCCGGCCGTCGGCGACCCTGCACATCGGCGACGACATCGCCGAGTTCACACCCCGGCTGCGCGCACTGCCCCAGGTCGGCCGGCACTCCGTGCGGGGCTGGGACGTGGCGCTCAAACAGGCCGTGGTCTCCACGGTGACCGCAGGCCGGGAGCCCACCACCATGGGCGGCGCCACCACCGGCCCCCGCGAGGCCGAGCGCGCCTTCGGCAGGGCGGCGACGGTCAGCACGGGCCTGTCGGTGCCGAACCGGGACCGGGCCGACCAGATGGCCCTCGGCCAGTTCGACGACCTGGCGCTGACCTACATCACCGGCGAGGCCGAGTGCGAGGGGAAGCCCCGGCTGCACGCCGGCGAGGTGGTCGACATCCAGGGCGCCGGCACCGTCTTCAGCGGCGCCTACTACCTCACCTCCGTCAGCCATTCGCTGACCGCGGGGGACGACTACCGGACCTCCCTCCAGCTGCGGAGGAACGCCGCGTGA
- a CDS encoding LysM peptidoglycan-binding domain-containing protein, whose amino-acid sequence MTLNKAALASTLLGVGPGGGGLQKLTISHDGTDFKENGPIKALFNPREISRSRSVSWQAPKTAGTGSEWTRRGLQQEFSSMQPATLSVELLFDTYESRAGASAWATAASLVVPPNPFQTGDATDVTALTGRVAKLAEVDTELHRPPLCTLSWGAFSEIFTGVLTKLDERFTLFLPDGTPVRATVSCSFAESVTDAQLKAGELHSSDVDKTWTVRRGDTLHSIAAAEYGDPRRWRHIASANGIVNPRELRPGQMLTIPRVS is encoded by the coding sequence ATGACCCTCAACAAGGCGGCCCTGGCGAGCACCCTGCTCGGCGTCGGCCCCGGCGGTGGCGGTCTGCAGAAGCTGACCATCTCCCACGACGGAACGGACTTCAAGGAGAACGGTCCGATCAAGGCGCTGTTCAACCCGCGCGAGATCAGCCGGTCCCGATCGGTCTCCTGGCAGGCGCCCAAGACGGCGGGCACGGGCAGCGAGTGGACCCGCAGGGGGTTGCAGCAGGAGTTCTCCTCCATGCAACCCGCGACGCTCTCCGTCGAGCTGCTCTTCGACACCTACGAGTCGAGGGCCGGCGCGTCGGCCTGGGCCACGGCCGCCTCGCTCGTGGTCCCGCCCAACCCGTTCCAGACGGGTGACGCGACCGACGTCACCGCGCTGACCGGCCGGGTGGCCAAGCTCGCCGAGGTCGACACCGAACTGCACCGCCCCCCGCTGTGCACGCTCTCCTGGGGGGCCTTCTCCGAGATCTTCACCGGCGTGCTCACCAAGCTCGACGAGCGGTTCACGCTGTTCCTCCCCGACGGCACCCCGGTACGGGCCACCGTCTCCTGCAGCTTCGCCGAGTCCGTCACCGACGCGCAGCTGAAGGCAGGCGAACTGCACTCGTCCGACGTGGACAAGACCTGGACGGTCCGGCGCGGCGACACGCTGCACAGCATCGCCGCCGCCGAGTACGGGGACCCGCGCCGTTGGCGGCACATCGCCTCCGCCAACGGCATCGTCAACCCGCGTGAACTGCGGCCGGGCCAGATGCTGACCATTCCCAGGGTGAGCTGA
- a CDS encoding phage tail protein, translating into MTSTGIPLGLNWASAAVGNWTGLRLPDPFPTFNFAVEIEGLLVGGFTEVSGLESQIEMQSYREGGVNGFAHQLPGAASPSNLVLKHGLTAISTLWNWYDNTARGVIQRKSGTIALLDRRQIPVMWWNFRNALPVRWTGPTFTAGSDEVGVESLELVHEGLTKPLLGQALALGHGIADMAR; encoded by the coding sequence ATGACGTCGACCGGCATTCCGCTCGGCCTGAACTGGGCGTCCGCCGCCGTGGGCAACTGGACCGGCCTGCGCCTGCCGGACCCCTTCCCGACCTTCAACTTCGCGGTGGAGATCGAGGGCCTGCTGGTCGGCGGTTTCACCGAGGTCAGCGGCCTGGAGAGCCAGATCGAGATGCAGTCCTACCGGGAGGGCGGAGTCAACGGCTTCGCGCACCAGCTGCCCGGCGCGGCCAGTCCGTCGAATCTGGTGCTGAAGCACGGCCTGACCGCCATCAGCACGCTCTGGAACTGGTACGACAACACCGCCCGCGGTGTCATCCAGCGCAAGAGCGGCACCATCGCCCTGCTCGACCGGCGCCAGATCCCGGTGATGTGGTGGAACTTCCGCAACGCGCTGCCCGTGCGCTGGACCGGCCCGACCTTCACCGCCGGCAGCGACGAGGTCGGCGTCGAATCCCTGGAGCTGGTGCACGAGGGACTGACGAAACCGCTGCTGGGCCAGGCCCTCGCACTGGGCCACGGCATAGCCGACATGGCCCGCTGA